The window ACATGATAAATAATCTAAGTTTCAATTTTTGAAGTAAACAACATAGACCAGAGACATAACAGCTTTGTAACCTTGAGAATGGCTGGTGAAACTGAGTTTGGCCCTCTACATGAGAATGCAGCAACCTTTGTAGTTGCAGGCAGACCTGTTAATGTAGTAGCCGAGTTTATTCTCACCGTAGGAGATCTGTGATTAGACTTTGGATCAAtaatatttatagataaaaaaaaaagagagagatgtgACATTATAAACAGAGTTTATTTGCTTCAAGATAGAGGACCTGGTGGTACGTATGTATTGTAAAATGTCGGTTCCAAGCTCGTAATCTGCAAAAATGCACGCAAAAGAATGGCACCGTTGAAGTAGATCGTCAGGCTTTTGGGAAAAGATGACTCCTGCTACACCTTTAAATGTAATTGGAGTGGTACTATCGAAAACAAGAACTGTTTTCCCCTTCATATCAACATTATCATGACTGCTTGAGTCCAGGAAGGCTAAACCGGTTGAAATCTCCGGTCCAGTGTACAGAGATTCAGCCTAGTTAGACACCAACAAGTTAAAATAGCTCCAGACTTTAAACTATAATTGTTGTTTAGGTTTTTGGGTAATAAAAGGTATTAAAACGTACCAAGAAGGTTTGATTATTCCCAAGAGTGATCTTGGTAGGAAAAGACCGGTCAAGAGTAGTAGCAGCAACGGTCAAAAGCCATGGAGCAACATTGACAACAGTCTGAGCAGCAGGGCCTGCGTTACCTGCCGCAGCAACAACCGGAATCCCTTTTGTCACCGCGTGAAAAGCTGCGATATTGTCGAGCTTATCAACCTCTGAATCCTCTGGAATACCCCCGCCAATAGAAACAGACAAAACATCAACCCCATCGTGTATAGCATCATCAAAAGCCTTCCACATATCAGCAGTTGTACACCCTCCAGCAGGTTCTACTCCGTTCCAACACGCCTTGTATGCGGCTATCCGGGCCTTAGGAGCACCACCTCGGACCGTGCCTGACAAGGGAACAAGGTTATGTCTTATTAAACCTATACCTTGACTCCTAAACTAGCTTATATCAGGGACAGATcaatacatttattatcaaTTAGTTTTATGTGGGAAGTCAATTTTAActtgaaatatatatagttgAATACTATCAAAAGTTTCTGTTGGCTTGGTTTAGTCTCAACTACTACTTATCATGTACCTTGGGCTAGACCATAGTAGCTTGCATTGGAGACGAATGAGCCTCCGGCTATTGTGGCTGTATGCGTGCCGTGACCGATTATATCTCTGCTGGATTTGAAATCTTGGATTATGGTTCGGTTGAATTTTCCTCCCATCTCGGCTAGTAGGCCGTTTACGTAGTACTTAGCTCCTATTAGCTTTTTGTTGCAATGAATTGTGGCGTTAAACTTTTCTCCTGATACACATTTTCCTCTCCAACGCTTAGGTATTGGTCCAAGGCCTTGATCGTTGAATACCTTTGACTCTGGCCATATTCCACTATCTATGACGCCGATGATAGCTTCACTGCCCATGTTGGTGTCATGAAGAAGACCTTTTACAGATGTTGATGAAGGGGAAGAAAAAGGTGTTGAAATTTGAGAGAGGCCAAGGTGGTCCCAAGTTCTTGTGGTTTGCAGTTTCAGAATCCGGTTTGGTATAACATGGATTACTTCTGGATGCTCTGTGTTTATATTACAAGATTCCGGTTTGAAAACCAAAGTCGCTAGTGCTCAAAGATATGAAATTGGGCAATTCTCTCGAACACTCATTtagaaatttttgttacaaaaatagcCGTCGataaggaaaatgaccaaaatagatttttttttcttttgaaaatttaattttaatttgtttatttttaaaaatttaaaactttatacTCAAAACTATACCCactaactctaaactctaagtctaaattagttaaccctagggtatacatatatttttaccttttaataaaatttcttttggtcatttttttcattgaaaactatttttataacaaaaacttaaaaatgactattCTATGAAATTTTCACATATGTGTGTATGGGTTTTGATGAGTACCTGAGATTTTATTTGCTTGTGTAGATGTAAGAAGTGCTGCGAAACCGGAGAATCCATGTTGATAGATGTAGATCATTGAGTTATGTGCGTCTTCTTTGCTATATATAACATGAGAAATTTAAGTGAGAGAAGAACTTATgatagaaaaaagaaaaaaagacaggAGGGCCTAAGTTATGTGAAGACACATATAGCATGACGAATGAGGTTTCTTGGGTGGCAAGAAGAAACAAATATTTGAATGTTTGTTACCTAATGAAGATAAAAGAGATATAGTATAAACAGGTTCAGTAATATCAGTATTAGTAAGTACCTCTCAAGAAGTGATTCAAGCATTTCATGATGAGAAGCCGTAACGAGTTCGGGATCATCGTGTACTCTTTCGCCAAGGTAAACTATATAAACCTGAATTTTATATTTagcattataaaattataaaaacagtGATAGTATTTAAGAGGTGTTCGAAAATAGGGAAAGGTCAGTTTGCGTTACATGCCTTGCTATCATTGTCTAGGGTTTTTGCAGAAGCAAGAAAACTCAGCTCCGTGTTAAGAAATAGAACTAAAGAACATGCGAACAGAAGCACAAGTTTGTAAGTGTGTAAAGTGTTCTTCTCCATTTTCTTAAGTGAGAAGTGTGTGTGTGGCACTGAAACCTCTGTACGtggttattatatatatagaataatatTTCACTCGTGTTTCAACTCACGGTTCATGACCCCACCTCAAGCACATTATTGGTGGTGGAGTTTTGGTTTAAGATTCAAAATCGATTTGGTTCAAGTTTGAGATGGATGTCTAATTCAAAACAAAGTCACTTTGATATGATTTTTGTGCTGGCTTATGTTTGGTTTTACGATCTATCATCACTTtcatataaaattgtattaattttTGGGTCTGTTTGGGGACAAAAATATGATTCGAGTTAAACCTGGTATATGGCCGGGTTATGTCAAGTCAGACCGGTTTTGTCTCTTATGTATACCACCAACACGTGTTGCTTGCTCGCCTTTTGGTGTACCTAAAACTATATACATCTTGAATGTGTTTTCGAATCTTCGTAGATAAAATGGTGACCACAATTAGTtgaatatcttttaataattgGATTCTCAAAAGATGTGGAAATATGAAACACGCGACATTTCTTTCATCATGtttgaaaagaaagaaaaatgattcttaattttcttttagttttagaACATTGTAGAGATAGTTAATCATGACGTTGGTAGAATTCTTCCGAAGGAAACGGAGGCCTCGTGCTACTCGCAGTCGATTCAACCATCTGCGGTAACGGACCCTGTTAAATAGCAATCTATCTAAGCTCATAGTCATTTAATTTTGTCTTAGGATTTTTTTTGTGGgtgttaaaaaataattttgaaactaaGATAATGGTTTTTCACATAGTTATCTTGCAACAAGAGTTTAACGAAACCTTAAATGTCACAAACACACACATACACGCAGATTATATTCTTTTAGGATTTGAGACATCCAATTTAATACTATCtggaaattaaatatataaagtaattaaatacataaaaactatattagaaaataaatattttatcatgGTAACAAATTCTAAATGAAAAACAGTGTCTGAACACTTTTGTTTGGTAAAAGATTATTTCTGCATGAATTCAACACttgacctccaacactaaatGTTGACTATGATGCCAGCTTAGTTATCGATATTTTAGCAAGCAAATCACATGTAAAATAGGCAAACATAATGTATGTGCAATCTTTTGCTGAAAATACGAATTACGTTTACACATACATTACTCACCATTATCTTAAATTGTTGAAAAAGGACAAACATTCATTATTATAATAGTGCAATCCACTTAGGCTTTCACACATGATATGGGTTAGAAATGTGGTAAAGCTAAAATATGTCCCATCACAACTTAAAATATTCTTAATTCTAGAATTTTTACCTGTACAAATATAGttgtttcttttaataaaaaaaaaaggattcaaTTATTTAGCTTTGTGTCAGCGATATCATTTAAATGTgttgaattttaattaaaaaatcttGAGTTGGTGAGATTACTTGCGTTTATCGGAGTTGGAACTGGTACAAATGAGGTTTGTCCATTGCAAGATGATGTATGAGAgtgagaaaaaaagagagaaatgtTGAAAGAAAGGGTGAAGTCATGATGATGTCTCATGCATGGTGGTAGGGCAATATGTACTATCAAATGGCCAAATGGGTTGTCATATGTCGCCTTGTGTCGCCGTTTCATTTCTTCAAATAATTGGAACTTTACTCGTTTTTACatcaacaaaaaataatgtacCACATGCAGGAATGGAAGTCAAGAGCGTCATCGAACAAAGTATGGCAAGAAGATCTATGGACGATCACAACAGCAACGATGGCTGTTGATTATTCAAAAACTtgttatttaagtttttttcagGCTTTTGCTTTGAATGTGTTCAAACATGTTTTGTGACTTAAGGTAACACAAGAGTATCAAGAATCCATAGGACCATAGCCTGtaggtttttttattttctacctcaatctcactctctctctttctcagtGTGTTAAATAAAGCAAAACACATTCTCAGGACACGTCCAGAATCTAGAATTCATAGATAAATAAGAAGCTTTCCTCAAAACTTGAAATCttattagcaaaaaaaagaagaaaaaaacttgaaatctttctttttcttccctTCCTCATCACGCTTCCTTTTCTTCGAGTTTCTCTCCTCTTCTCTTGCCTCCTCATACTTtccaaaaatcaaaaatgtagGCAGAGTTAACAACACTATTTTTTCAATGGCTTTTATCTTGTTATTATTGAACTCACATGTTGTAGTGGTTCTACTACTTACTTGGCAGGTAAAACATTCTCCATGGCCTCCAGTAAACTGATATCCATCTGTCTTTTGCCCCTCTCAGCAAATCAACCTGGTCATATTTACACGCTTTCATAAATTAGCCGCTTGTCATAAATCAAACCGAAAATCGAGGATGTAATACAAAACTAACACGGTCTACTTGACCGAACAACTTCAAAAGATCAAATTACTTCTAAAGTTTTAGCCTCATTTCCAACCAACCATGAACTATCAGTTAAGTATTTGACAACGACATATTTAAAGTGCCTACCAATTCCTTTAGTAAACAAATGTTTGGTAAGTCCGACATAGATTGCTTATCCTTTTCGCTCCCGGCTTGTCTTGAGTGCCAGTTTTAATAA of the Brassica rapa cultivar Chiifu-401-42 chromosome A03, CAAS_Brap_v3.01, whole genome shotgun sequence genome contains:
- the LOC103861240 gene encoding subtilisin-like protease SBT3.13 isoform X4, producing the protein MEKNTLHTYKLVLLFACSLVLFLNTELSFLASAKTLDNDSKVYIVYLGERVHDDPELVTASHHEMLESLLESKEDAHNSMIYIYQHGFSGFAALLTSTQANKISEHPEVIHVIPNRILKLQTTRTWDHLGLSQISTPFSSPSSTSVKGLLHDTNMGSEAIIGVIDSGIWPESKVFNDQGLGPIPKRWRGKCVSGEKFNATIHCNKKLIGAKYYVNGLLAEMGGKFNRTIIQDFKSSRDIIGHGTHTATIAGGSFVSNASYYGLAQGTVRGGAPKARIAAYKACWNGVEPAGGCTTADMWKAFDDAIHDGVDVLSVSIGGGIPEDSEVDKLDNIAAFHAVTKGIPVVAAAGNAGPAAQTVVNVAPWLLTVAATTLDRSFPTKITLGNNQTFLAESLYTGPEISTGLAFLDSSSHDNVDMKGKTVLVFDSTTPITFKGVAGVIFSQKPDDLLQRCHSFACIFADYELGTDILQYIRTTRSPTVRINSATTLTGLPATTKVAAFSCRGPNSVSPAILKPDIAAPGVSILAALSPFDSREHDGFGLDTGTSMSTPVVSGIIALLKSLHPNWSPAAVRSALVTTAWRTSPSGEPIFAEGSNKKLADPFDYGGGLVNPQKASKPGLVYDMGIQDYINYMCSAGYNDSSISGMVGKITKCPNPKPSILDMNLPSITIPNLEKKVTLTRTVTNVGPIKSVYKAVIESPLGITLTVTPNTLVFSSAAKRVLTFKVKAKTSHKVNTGYFFGSLTWTDGVHDVKIPVSVQTKIMIKV